Within Paralichthys olivaceus isolate ysfri-2021 chromosome 14, ASM2471397v2, whole genome shotgun sequence, the genomic segment TGTATAAATTCTttttttggggttttattttaCGCATGCATTGTTTTACCGTATTTGAACTCCTCGCTCATGATGGTGCGCGTTGACGTGGACACGTTGTATGTGGAGTTCTGCTGGGGATAGGCAGGTGTGATGATGGGCATCAAGTGGTATCTGTCAGATGGGTTTACCTACAAACACGGCACAGAGGAGCAAGATTGGTTTCACAGCAGGAAATTAGCCTTCGTGAGCACACACACTAAACGGCAACAAGTGCCACACTCCCAATCCCATCCATACAGAGTACAAACCAATTCACTTTACTGTCTTCATGTTGCCCTCCTCAAATAATgcaaaggaggaggaaacaatCAAATACTTTTAAATGGTTCCCTCTACAAAATCACCTGGGCTTACTGATGAAAGCTGCACAGCTGATCTCCCAAATGCAGCTGAACTTCTACTTCTACTTAGTACTTAATATAATATGACGTACCAGCCATACTAAGTGTGAATGATCTCCAGTGCTAGTACCATTAGATTCatccattttatttgaatgttgtCAAATATAATTGAAATAATTCATGTTCACATTGAGCCTCAACAAATTATGACTAAACCTGTATAGACAGATCACCAAAATAGTGTACTtccatatatttaaaaaaattattaagtAAATTTTTTGTCTGATAGTAAATAGACGTTAGTATTAACATaggggaaatgaaaaaagaaggtCTTTATCATTTTCTTCCCAATGCATAGTGATAGTTGGCCTTACTGTGACTCAACGGAAATGACAACAatagacatttaaaatgtgtttattgctgAAGGGACACAACAAACATGACACAGCAGTTTTGATGACCagaatgttttcagtttatgCAATAGACAAATTAGTTTGGGTAAATTtgatattattaaaaacaatgtcaaaACATATATAAAGGGAAGTCTGACctagaaaacaaacattcagaCTGAGAGTCTCTCCTGGCCTCTGACTGTGAGCACATTAAATAAGAGTTTATGACATAAAGATGGTTTAGGGAAAATCAAGACACAAGAAGAGCAAGCTCTTCACAAGTATTTACTGAAGTGCACACAGTACTATTATTAACCTGTCCACACAGGTGTTGGACTGTTTTGACAATTCAGCTAATGCATTTTAACTGAAGGGATGTGTCTGTCTGATAAAAAGACGTCCACGTGGGAAGTCTTCCTAGCCCCGAGCTGCTCTGGGGAAGCCTCCTCCGAGCAGAGTTAAGAGCATTGGAACTCATGAAGGGAGGGGACCCGATTAATGTCGTGGTCACATGAGGACAGAGGAATAAGGAGAGATGAAATAAGAGACAATACATGTACCTGTACTCATTTCTGTTGAGCCaactttgaaaaataataaactttTCACAATTTAGCAGACACTACTATATTACCTGTGTCTGCATAGAAATACACATAATAAACAAGGGCATagcaacattttaaagatgtgGAAATACATCACTTATGTCATACTCACTCTGGGATCCCACACGGGTAAATTCAGATTACTGTCCTCAGGCTGTTTCAGTAACACAGGATTTGGCCACTCCCTGCAGAATGGAAAGACAAATGTAGTGAGTACATTTGTAGATATTGAATAACAACAACAGTTACTGCAGAAGGTTGTGCAATACTGCCATCAAGTGGCACAGGACAAAAATAAAGTTACAGTTGTAAAGAGCCAGATTCTCACCATTTCGAGAAAACCAAGAAGAACTTGTGCACGAGCGTGGCGGCTACAGCGTTAGGGTAGAGCTGACAGGTCCTGGCCACCAGCATGGCCCACGACACTCCACCCAGAAACCCCAGCATGTTGGAGTAGATCCCACGACCTACAGTCACATTACAGATCATGACAAGCTCATGGTTTAACTTATCATGCAGGagtaaatgcacaaaataatgGATGTTGAATTTAGATTCTCTCTATAGGCATATGTACAATTCTGTCTGCCACTGGGTATGAAATCTCTTGGGAAGGGGAAGGCTCGATTTACAGCACATAACGTCCATACAGACGAGGATAAGGAAGATAATGGTGTTACCCAAATATGAAATAAGGGCTGGTTTTCAAAATTGCACTGAACTCAGAGAACACCTGGAGAAGGTTAACATAAATGTGTTAATGTAGGTTGTAACTGTTTTCAATGGGTAATACTGATGATGGCCCAGTGTTTATATGCCCCAGATACATTGTAAACAAGTCATGGATGCGATAATATACAGTTAAAGTAGAAACACCCCAAAAAATTTGCGAAAgtatctgaaatgttttgaattcaCTTACGTTTCGCCCACAGTTTGATGGCTCTCAATGTCAATCTgaagttttctttgtttggcACCAGGTACAAAATTTCATCTGTCACTCTACAGCCTGGAATTAAACAAGATAGGGATGTCGGGATTAACCGATTTTACCATAACCGCAGTTTCATAACGTCACAGTCTCATAACCTTAAAAATTCTAAAAGCTACAATATCCaactatggtgtcctgcctctcgTGActgaggttttgtgtgtgtgcggtgcaCTTTATGTGTGTGAGCCACTGAAACATTACTTGAGAATAGGGAACTGATGTAACAGCCTTATCTGCACCAATGCTGGCTGTTCAGTTTCTGACCAGCTCTGAAGTAAGTGGCTgacatgctgacacacacactaatatttCTTTTACAACTTTCTACACTTTGCtcccaaaacagaaaaacttccATCTTCCATAACCCTAgcccttcacaataaaaatcCCATACAGACACACTGCTTCGAAGAAATTTTTTTtactgaccaaccttccacaataaggcaactaaataaaatggcttacataaattacttttaaatagataaacgttacactataaaaactaactgaATATAGTTGATgataaaagtaaatattttagttcattagctATACTATTCGCTATCTATTAGCTATATATTAATTGTTATGCGTCTTTTTCCTTCTGTAGTATCGATAATCGTgaaaaccgtgatatttcctctgacaataatcgtggcaccaaaatttcacaTCATGACATCCCTAAAACAAAAAATCATAGATCTCAAACAAGCATCACACCAGTGTTTCtcaaacattgatttatttgtggcaACCCACCCTTAAAAGTTTAACAATTCAAACAGGTAAAATAtagtttccttttcatttcatttagacGGTACATTAAAAATGTGGTTTACAACAAACATACTCAATTATTGCACTAATGTACACTGTCACTGTGGAAAAGAAACGTACCGTTAAGGCTGCGAATACACCGAATGTCCAGGTTTCTCAAGATGGAGTCTCCCCTCAGGTCCAGGTTGTCTGGAATGGATTGCAAGGCCAGTCTGGCAAAGAGCAGGTCAATCTACTCAGACGGAAACAGAAAGTAGGTATTGGAGACAGTTCAAGATATTCATCTTCTACTCCTGTTAATTATGTTCAGAGTTAACCTAATTTAAACAATGACGGGATGCATTGGAAGAGCAGTCATGTTGATGTCTCATCATTAGATATCATCGTTTCTGCTCTCTGGAAGTTATCACAGACCTGGAATACAAGCTGGGCACCAACCTGTGTCATGAGGTTCCCATATTTGTTGTGCTTGTTCAAATTTGACCAAAATAAAGATCTAAACTATTATTCTTCACAAAGCTTCTGTATTGACAACAATAGTTCAAGTTCACTACACCAGATACTCCAAACAGTGCCTATAAAATCAAAATGACAATCATGTCATTAATGAGTAGTCTGTGTTTAGTTATGCAATATCCATGTGGTGCAATCAGTACTAGGTCAGGGACAATTAAATGAGAACTTATGTAAACCAGATTCATATAAAGGTCCCTGTAACCTTTGACAACTTAAAACATAATctctttatctttgagtccaagtgacaactgatcaaaagggAAGACATTTTCTCAAGTAGGCTTGAAATATCaggaggccaaaaacatgttttttgaaaCCACCATGACCTTGAACTTTGAAGCCCTTCATCGAATCAATGTATCATTGAGTCCGATTTACCGAATCTAAGGAAATTCCTTCaaagcattcttgagatatcgcgtTCAGAGGAATGAGACAGATTGACGGACAACCCGGAAACATAAAGCCTCTGGGCCACTGGCTGCTGCTGGCGCATAACAACAGGAACACTCTCGGGAACTTACCTCTATTCCATCAAATTTGAACTTTATCACTGGTACAAAAGCATCTTCGACAGCCtaaataaaaagagacagagaacatcaaaaacaaatttTGGACAAGACAGTCACCTGGCAGACTGGTTGAGTTTCTAAGAGCTAAAAACAAATTACAGTTCtactttattattaatatatttaacatCAATGTAATGTTGGATGTGAATGTCGCACTTGGGCGGCTTTGGAGATTGTGTCTTAAAGATTCAACCAAATTATCCTCTACatccttttattgttttatggcGGTCGGCATCCAGCTTTTGGGTGCCTTTCTGCCTATCATCCGCATCTTACTACAGCCGATGTACACAGTGTTTATTTGACAGAGGGTGATGTAGTGAAGAGCATTTTAACTGAGCAGATTAGTTTTATGTTAAGATCATTTAGTGtcacagcaaacaaaaacacacttctaATCTTGTATATTAGTGTTAATATCTAAAATAATGCTTTCCTGCAGAACAAAAAAACCACAGCCAACTCTAATCTAATGTCTTGGGAGTTACTACAGTCATGATATAACTCTGGTGATGTTCTGTCTTAATTCTATATGTAATTAAAGTTAGACTCTACCATAAAGACACAATCCAGCAATGTAAAAGTGCTACATATAGTTGTTCATTTGCAGGACAGTGAACGAGACAGCATGGTGGTCTCCCCTGGGAGCAGTGATGTAAGTGATGTCATCCTCTACACTAAAAACCTTTGAAATGACATGATCACGACTTTAAGGCTCTTTTATTGGGTTAACGTCCAAACATTGCAGTTACTCTGAACACTGAAGCCTGCAGATACATTGGTTTGTTGCCTTGTGCTTAAATTACAATTGTTGAGAAATGGACCAGACTTACCCTCAAGTCTTTGATTTCTTCATGCTGTTTCAATTTCTCAAAAAAAGACTGGAAAAAGTCACTCCTCTCTACATGACGTGGAGCCACACACAAGGCATCAATATCAGCTCCTGTAATAAACAGTAACTTTTATCAGTATAATGTGTTGCCCAGTAGGTTGATGACTTCAATAACAATCTGATAAGTAGACTAAGCAAGGCAGCTGCATTCAAGGTTAAAGAGTGTGTAATTTAACAACTTTCGGCATAGAGCACAAGTAGAACAGTTAAAAGGAAGCACAGAAACGtgtttgacacatttttttaaaatctcattgtacatgtgtatagtgacaataaaggcattcaGTTCTATGATCCATGCCATTCATCCCCCGCCTGCTTTAGATAGTCTCAACCAATAAACTGACAAGTCAAAGAAACAAGGCCTGTTTTTTCTCAACACTGATGACCTCTGTTAAACTCTGTAAAAAGGCAGGCAAAAGTGGAGagtttttgaaaaaaacaacaagaggtGATCGAAATCATCCTTCTGTTGCCCTGACAACATGCCTCCAAATTTATGATAAACAAAGCTTCAGCAAACCAATAAATCAGATGAGTCTTGAATTATACATGATGTCGTCAAAATGAGTTTCAAGACAAATTCACATAATGAAATCGAAAGTATGAGTCTTCAGTATTTTTGCATTAACCAccagatatatattttattctacaATAAATAGGAAATAATAAAGGTTTAAACAAATGATGGTCAAGTTGCACAAGGCGGGTTTATTACTTTTGCAACTTCATGGTTTACAATGATGATTCTTTCTTTATCATACTCTATTATGTTATGTCCACTTAAGcctgctatggttgcaaagtgGCTCTTCTTCACAATAGAAAGTTGTGTATGTTGTTTTAGTGGAGACATCTGTCCATAACaaaattctgttttatttaaatagcgccaaatcacaacatacattatctcaagtgATTACATAGTAAGGTTGAGACCTTATTATGCctgaacaacatgaaaacagctTAATATCTTTGTCTTTGGCAAAATACAAAAACTGCATCACAACATAGTTATCAGTTATccgtttttctgtttctgttgatAGCCTACTcaatgaatatgaaataatgatTTTGCTGTACCTTTAGAAATCACATGTTAACCAGCCTTGGGGCTTCATTAAGAAGCTCAAATAAAAATTGatatgtgtgaaaatgtgatttctttaaTTGTGTTTAAACGCCTGTTCTTGATCTCCAGTGAGAAGTTCACAAGGCTTTACAGCACTACTTCACACACTACTGTTCGTTTATTTTCAGGCTAGAGAGAGAGTGCAAATCTTCAAGTAAAAGCCACTGGAGTTTCTTCTGCCAGCCCCCTAGTGAAAAAGCAAGAGATCCGTTCTTGATGATGTTTATGAAAGCtacgcaaaaatgaaaaggaataTAATTATCTTAGAATGAAAAAGCTGTGCCATACATGTAGAggacaacaaaatgtaaaatgttttaggTGATAAGGACCGATGCCGATGTGGTGTaagcaaaaacatgtgatctctacAGCAGAATTAATTTGTTCGCCCTGCCTCTTGCATGTTGGGCcatccctcacctgaacacagaTTTCTGTaatgttgtgaacgtgtctgactgAACAATTTCCAGCTGtgtttttcatatgtgaaaggcaaagacCCATTGTGCGGACAATcaccagagttcatgtctgaaaacggcttggGCAaagtttcaaattaaattcaggATCAGCAGATACCAAGTATTTTAGGGGATTTAACAtttttgttattaaaaatg encodes:
- the papolg gene encoding poly(A) polymerase gamma isoform X2; its protein translation is MKEVSSTMPGGQQTQKHYGITSAISLAPPRDIDHQYTKKLCDAMKPFGVFEDEEELNHRLAVLGKLNNFVKEWISEISELKNLPPSAISCVGGKIFTFGSYRLGVHTKGADIDALCVAPRHVERSDFFQSFFEKLKQHEEIKDLRAVEDAFVPVIKFKFDGIEIDLLFARLALQSIPDNLDLRGDSILRNLDIRCIRSLNGCRVTDEILYLVPNKENFRLTLRAIKLWAKRRGIYSNMLGFLGGVSWAMLVARTCQLYPNAVAATLVHKFFLVFSKWEWPNPVLLKQPEDSNLNLPVWDPRSSCDHDINRVPSLHEFQCS